In Caballeronia sp. TF1N1, one genomic interval encodes:
- a CDS encoding NAD(P)/FAD-dependent oxidoreductase, with amino-acid sequence MANRYDAVIIGAGHNGLVCGAYLARKGFKVCLLERRELAGGAAVSEAVWPGYRVSTASYTMALLQPRIIRELELAKYGYEIVVPPPMLHLYGDGKSLVFRGEGERLHADIARFSRADADAYGKYRAHMARLGKVVAEMLWEIPPDPADAALGARGRLLGFAWRFRDMGEQFYDLYDVLTLSARDYLSRWFESDQMIAALGFYASCGGAATSICSPGSAYVLLRGFIRDHTTSEGPAGFVRGGMGSISEAIAASGRAHGMEVRCNAPVASVEISGGRATGVRLASGESIEAGCVISNVATKILFQQLVDADHVPPEFLARVAQIRDRSTAFKVNLALRRLPTFTDFDSNAAGFAYPAQVRIGPSVEYLERAWDASKYGEISPRPPLVVLTPSVMDPSVAPAGKHLMSIFGQHAPYTLREGTWDTQRERLFHIVLDTLALHAPDIRDCIDDAQVLSPADLERIFALPGGHVHHGELSADQIFFRRPVQGAADYRTPVKGLYQCGASVHPGGGVTGVPGHNAAQVVMRSERH; translated from the coding sequence ATGGCGAACAGGTACGACGCGGTGATCATCGGCGCGGGACACAACGGCCTCGTGTGCGGTGCTTATCTCGCGCGCAAAGGCTTCAAGGTATGTCTGCTTGAACGGCGCGAACTCGCAGGCGGCGCGGCCGTCAGCGAAGCGGTGTGGCCGGGGTATCGCGTATCGACCGCGTCCTACACGATGGCGTTGTTGCAGCCGCGTATCATCCGCGAACTCGAGCTTGCGAAGTACGGCTACGAGATCGTCGTGCCGCCGCCCATGCTGCATCTCTATGGCGATGGCAAGAGCCTTGTGTTTCGCGGGGAAGGCGAACGGCTTCATGCGGATATCGCGCGCTTTAGCCGCGCCGATGCCGATGCATACGGTAAGTATCGCGCGCATATGGCTCGGCTCGGCAAGGTCGTCGCCGAGATGCTCTGGGAGATTCCGCCCGATCCCGCCGATGCCGCGCTCGGCGCGCGCGGGCGTTTGCTTGGATTCGCCTGGCGTTTCCGCGATATGGGCGAGCAGTTCTACGACTTGTACGACGTACTCACGTTGAGCGCGCGCGATTACCTGTCGCGCTGGTTCGAGTCCGATCAGATGATCGCGGCGCTGGGCTTCTACGCCTCGTGCGGCGGAGCGGCCACGAGCATCTGCTCGCCCGGCTCGGCGTATGTGTTGCTGCGCGGCTTCATTCGCGATCACACCACGAGCGAGGGGCCGGCGGGCTTCGTGCGTGGCGGCATGGGTTCCATCTCCGAAGCCATCGCGGCATCGGGGCGGGCGCATGGCATGGAGGTGCGTTGCAATGCGCCGGTGGCGTCGGTGGAGATAAGCGGCGGACGAGCGACGGGCGTGCGGCTCGCATCGGGCGAATCGATCGAAGCGGGCTGCGTCATATCGAACGTGGCGACCAAAATCCTGTTTCAGCAACTCGTCGATGCGGATCACGTGCCGCCTGAATTTCTCGCGCGTGTCGCGCAGATACGCGACCGTTCCACCGCGTTCAAAGTGAATCTCGCGTTGCGACGCCTGCCCACTTTCACGGATTTCGATTCCAATGCAGCAGGTTTTGCTTATCCCGCGCAAGTTCGTATCGGACCTTCGGTGGAGTATCTCGAACGCGCGTGGGATGCATCCAAGTACGGCGAGATATCGCCGCGACCGCCGCTCGTCGTGTTGACGCCAAGCGTGATGGACCCGAGCGTCGCGCCTGCGGGCAAGCATCTGATGAGCATCTTCGGCCAGCATGCGCCTTATACGTTACGCGAAGGAACATGGGACACGCAGCGCGAACGTCTCTTTCATATCGTGCTCGATACGCTTGCGTTGCATGCGCCCGATATTCGCGACTGCATCGACGATGCGCAAGTGCTTTCGCCCGCCGATCTGGAGCGCATCTTCGCGCTGCCGGGCGGTCATGTGCATCACGGTGAACTGAGCGCGGATCAGATCTTCTTCAGGCGGCCGGTGCAGGGCGCCGCGGACTATCGCACACCGGTGAAGGGACTCTATCAATGCGGGGCATCCGTGCATCCGGGCGGCGGCGTGACGGGTGTGCCCGGCCACAACGCGGCGCAGGTCGTGATGCGCAGCGAGCGTCACTGA
- a CDS encoding aldehyde dehydrogenase: MSIPDASVWRARAQEIRPEGRAFIDGRYVNALSGKLFASIDPATGRTIAAVAECGTEDVDVAVRSARRAFESGVWSRAAPAERKAVMLKFAGLIMAHREELALLESLDVGKPITNAYNGDIVSSATCIQWYGEAIDKLYGETAPAAPDVTTMIVREPLGVVAAVVPWNYPLSMASWKLGPALAAGNSVILKPAEQSPLSAIRIAALAAEAGLPPGVLNVVPGYGETAGRALGLHMDVDAVGFTGSTAVGKLFMQYSGQSNIKRIGLECGGKSPHIVLDDCPDLDAAARAVAAGIFANSGQVCNAGSRLIVHAAVRDELLEKVAAIARDLVPGDPLDPATKMGAIVSQAQHESVMSYIDAGRADGARVIAGGRTARPESGGYFIEPTVFDRVSNDMRIAREEIFGPVLSAITVESPEEAVRVANDTIYGLAAAVWTSNIARAQQVSRQLKAGVVWVNCFDRGTMSSPFGGFKQSGFGRDKSMHAFDKYMDWKAIWIAG, translated from the coding sequence GTGAGCATTCCCGACGCATCGGTGTGGCGCGCCCGCGCGCAAGAAATCCGGCCCGAGGGCCGCGCGTTCATCGACGGGCGCTATGTGAACGCGCTCTCCGGCAAGCTCTTTGCGAGCATCGACCCGGCCACGGGCCGCACCATCGCCGCAGTCGCCGAATGCGGAACGGAAGACGTGGACGTCGCGGTCAGAAGCGCGCGACGCGCCTTCGAATCCGGCGTCTGGTCGCGCGCCGCACCTGCCGAACGCAAAGCCGTCATGCTCAAATTCGCGGGCTTGATCATGGCGCATCGCGAAGAGCTGGCGCTGCTCGAATCGCTCGATGTCGGCAAGCCGATCACCAATGCCTACAACGGCGACATCGTGAGTTCGGCCACCTGCATCCAGTGGTATGGCGAGGCCATCGACAAGCTCTATGGCGAAACCGCGCCCGCCGCACCCGACGTGACCACCATGATCGTGCGCGAGCCGCTCGGCGTGGTCGCGGCCGTGGTGCCGTGGAACTATCCGCTCTCGATGGCAAGCTGGAAGCTTGGCCCCGCACTCGCCGCAGGCAACTCGGTGATCCTCAAGCCCGCGGAGCAATCGCCGCTAAGCGCGATTCGTATCGCCGCGCTCGCGGCCGAAGCGGGTTTGCCGCCTGGCGTGCTCAACGTCGTGCCGGGCTACGGTGAAACGGCGGGGCGCGCGCTCGGTCTGCACATGGATGTCGATGCCGTCGGCTTCACCGGGTCGACCGCTGTCGGCAAGTTGTTCATGCAGTACTCGGGTCAGTCGAATATCAAGCGCATCGGGCTCGAATGCGGCGGCAAGAGCCCGCATATCGTGCTCGACGATTGCCCCGATCTCGACGCCGCCGCGCGCGCCGTGGCGGCCGGTATCTTCGCCAATAGCGGACAAGTGTGCAACGCGGGTTCGCGGCTGATCGTACACGCGGCGGTACGCGACGAACTGCTGGAGAAAGTCGCGGCCATCGCGCGGGATCTCGTGCCCGGCGACCCGCTCGATCCCGCCACGAAGATGGGTGCGATCGTGAGCCAGGCGCAGCACGAGTCGGTCATGTCGTATATCGATGCGGGTCGTGCCGATGGCGCGCGCGTCATCGCTGGCGGGCGTACCGCGCGGCCGGAATCGGGCGGCTACTTCATCGAGCCGACCGTGTTCGATCGCGTGAGCAACGACATGCGTATCGCGCGCGAGGAGATATTCGGGCCGGTGCTGTCAGCGATCACGGTCGAGTCGCCGGAGGAAGCGGTGCGCGTCGCCAACGACACGATCTACGGCCTCGCCGCCGCGGTGTGGACCTCGAACATCGCGCGGGCGCAGCAGGTCTCGCGTCAATTGAAGGCGGGCGTGGTGTGGGTCAATTGCTTCGATCGCGGCACCATGTCCTCGCCCTTCGGCGGCTTCAAGCAATCGGGATTCGGCCGCGACAAGTCGATGCACGCCTTCGACAAATACATGGACTGGAAGGCGATCTGGATCGCCGGATGA
- a CDS encoding ABC transporter ATP-binding protein yields MNMIELKQVSRRYGEVQALAPLDFSVKQGEFVTLLGPSGSGKTTLLNVIAGMVTPSSGQIFVRGVDITNAPPSARGLGMVFQNYALMPHMTVFDNIAFPLRVRKMPKDEIRRKVRDVLDMVRLPDIAMRKPKELSGGQQQRVSLARCIVYNPALILLDEPLGALDKKLREQMQLEIRRLHAELGITMLNVTHDQDEALSMSDRIVLMNQGRVEQIATPDELYRSPRTAFAASFIGTANLISGTVQDDIGTHVVVSTPLGMLRAATASQTMSRGAAVKLLVRPESVRMTSAHRPPDDHAVDGICHSGTLEDSITLGSVVRHHVRLADDTQIVVQQQGTRRRAEHERGAPVLVDWAPEDCQIILQD; encoded by the coding sequence ATGAACATGATCGAACTGAAGCAGGTCTCGCGGCGCTACGGCGAAGTGCAGGCGCTCGCGCCGCTCGACTTCAGCGTGAAGCAAGGCGAGTTCGTCACGCTGCTCGGCCCTAGCGGCTCCGGCAAGACTACGCTGCTCAACGTAATAGCGGGCATGGTCACGCCATCGTCCGGGCAGATTTTCGTGCGCGGCGTCGACATCACGAATGCGCCGCCGAGTGCCCGCGGACTCGGCATGGTGTTTCAGAACTATGCGCTGATGCCGCACATGACCGTGTTCGACAACATTGCGTTCCCGCTGCGCGTGCGCAAGATGCCGAAGGACGAGATTCGCCGCAAGGTAAGGGACGTGCTCGACATGGTGCGCTTGCCCGACATCGCGATGCGCAAGCCGAAGGAACTGTCGGGTGGCCAGCAGCAACGTGTGTCGCTTGCGCGTTGCATCGTCTATAACCCGGCGTTGATCTTGCTCGATGAACCGCTCGGCGCACTCGACAAGAAGCTGCGCGAACAGATGCAACTCGAGATTCGCCGGCTGCATGCGGAACTCGGCATCACGATGCTCAACGTCACGCACGATCAGGACGAGGCGCTTTCGATGTCGGACCGCATCGTGCTCATGAATCAGGGGCGCGTCGAACAGATCGCGACGCCCGACGAGCTGTATCGTTCGCCGCGCACGGCGTTCGCGGCGAGCTTTATCGGCACGGCCAATCTGATCTCGGGCACCGTGCAGGACGACATCGGGACGCATGTGGTCGTGTCGACTCCGCTTGGCATGCTGCGCGCCGCGACGGCATCGCAGACGATGTCGCGCGGTGCGGCCGTGAAGCTACTGGTGCGACCGGAAAGCGTGCGAATGACGTCCGCGCATCGGCCGCCTGACGATCATGCTGTCGATGGCATTTGTCATTCCGGCACCCTCGAAGACTCGATCACGCTCGGCAGCGTCGTGCGTCATCACGTGCGTCTTGCCGACGATACGCAGATCGTCGTGCAGCAACAGGGCACACGGCGGCGCGCCGAACATGAGCGCGGCGCACCGGTGCTCGTCGACTGGGCGCCGGAGGATTGCCAGATCATTCTTCAAGACTAA
- a CDS encoding class I adenylate-forming enzyme family protein codes for MKTQSPTVADELVRRKRQEQLALPESLGDFVREQAALYGDKTAAVWFDRSIEMTYAQIDRAASQLADSFVRRGIRKGCHVGLMLKNMPEFPISWIALGRIGAVMVPVNTAYTQDEMMFVLTDADVQYLVIDAEFLPRLADAPTLPALLAWERVIVCGESEHPLQWQALLDAGSAMFNAPGTMSRNDLLNLQYTSGTTGFPKGCMLTHDYWMIHCHGAARNRRGPEAGIENVLIWAPFFYMDPMWQFLMTLKLGGTAYIAERMSLTRFMSWLIDYRIHYCIFPEPALSAHPQSERDADVCLKYVSIYGWTRSAREEVQARFNVIAREGFGMTEVGTGALVPAWAHEEALERTCGLPAPFRELQVRRDDGSIADIDEVGELWIRGRGILWGYYKRPEANAESFDGDWFRTGDLFRRDAKGFYFIVGRIKEMIKRSGENVSATEVETVLRSMDAIDEAAVVPVPDPLRREEVKAYLKLREGLTHSDVPPAAVFEHCALHLASFKVPRYLQYIVGDFPRTPSRKIAKKRLIAETTDPFVDTFDRQESRWR; via the coding sequence ATGAAGACACAGTCGCCGACCGTGGCGGACGAACTCGTCCGTCGAAAGCGTCAGGAGCAACTCGCATTGCCTGAATCGCTCGGAGATTTCGTGCGCGAACAGGCCGCGCTATATGGCGACAAGACCGCTGCGGTGTGGTTCGATCGCAGTATCGAGATGACGTATGCGCAAATCGATCGCGCGGCTTCACAGCTTGCCGATTCATTCGTCAGGCGCGGTATTCGCAAGGGCTGTCACGTTGGACTGATGTTGAAGAACATGCCCGAGTTTCCCATCTCGTGGATCGCGCTGGGTCGTATCGGCGCGGTCATGGTGCCCGTGAACACCGCCTACACGCAGGACGAAATGATGTTCGTCCTTACCGATGCCGACGTGCAGTATCTTGTGATCGACGCCGAATTCCTGCCGCGTCTCGCCGATGCGCCCACGCTGCCCGCACTGCTTGCATGGGAACGTGTGATCGTGTGCGGCGAGAGCGAGCATCCGCTGCAATGGCAGGCTTTGCTCGATGCGGGCAGCGCCATGTTCAATGCGCCCGGAACGATGTCGCGCAACGACCTGTTGAATCTGCAATACACCTCAGGCACGACGGGCTTTCCGAAGGGCTGCATGCTGACTCACGATTACTGGATGATTCATTGCCACGGTGCGGCGCGTAACAGGCGCGGGCCGGAAGCGGGCATCGAGAACGTGTTGATCTGGGCGCCGTTCTTCTACATGGACCCGATGTGGCAGTTCCTGATGACGCTTAAGCTCGGCGGCACCGCGTACATTGCCGAGCGCATGAGCCTCACGCGCTTCATGTCGTGGCTCATCGATTATCGGATTCACTACTGCATCTTTCCCGAGCCTGCCTTGAGCGCGCATCCACAGAGCGAACGCGACGCCGATGTATGCCTGAAGTATGTGAGCATCTACGGATGGACCAGAAGCGCGCGCGAAGAAGTGCAGGCGCGCTTCAACGTGATTGCCCGCGAAGGCTTCGGCATGACCGAAGTAGGAACGGGCGCACTCGTGCCCGCGTGGGCCCATGAAGAGGCGCTCGAACGCACTTGCGGTCTGCCTGCCCCGTTTCGTGAACTGCAGGTTCGTCGCGATGACGGCAGTATCGCCGATATAGATGAAGTCGGTGAACTCTGGATTCGCGGGCGCGGCATTTTATGGGGCTACTACAAGCGTCCAGAGGCCAACGCCGAGAGTTTCGATGGCGACTGGTTTCGCACGGGCGATCTGTTTCGACGCGATGCAAAGGGCTTTTATTTCATCGTGGGACGCATCAAGGAGATGATCAAGCGCTCGGGCGAGAATGTCTCGGCAACCGAAGTCGAGACCGTTCTACGCAGCATGGATGCGATCGATGAAGCCGCAGTCGTGCCGGTGCCCGATCCGCTGCGTCGCGAGGAAGTGAAGGCGTACCTCAAGTTGCGCGAAGGACTCACGCATAGCGACGTTCCGCCCGCGGCGGTGTTCGAGCATTGCGCGCTGCATCTCGCGTCGTTCAAGGTGCCGCGTTATCTGCAATATATCGTCGGCGATTTTCCGCGTACGCCTTCGCGCAAGATCGCGAAAAAACGCCTGATTGCCGAGACAACCGATCCGTTCGTCGATACCTTCGATCGTCAGGAGTCGCGTTGGCGGTAA
- a CDS encoding ABC transporter substrate-binding protein gives MNAPLSQADTVSTSPSSSRRTFLLQAGALAGTALLGAPAIVRAQAKSISVTCWGGAYEAAVRASFAEPFAKETGIAVNLVNSADLARMKVQVESKNVSWDVFDSIGPQIVAGSRQGMWEKLDPAIVKTDGLITKTGADFVGTYSYAGGIGFDPKRGSKHPTTYAEFWDVKAFPGRRGLRPRVSENLEMALLADGVAPDKLYPLDVERAFAAMDRIKPGVRKWIETTPETVTLIASNELDFTYTYLSRVLPAQRAGTSVQMSMKQTLNSLEYLAVPKYGKNTQAAMQYVAFCLRPDRQAAFCEMVEFAPNAVQAMPLVSAAAKARMPDMHDPNSVIINDTWWGDHYDALQNRFTTWMLT, from the coding sequence ATGAACGCGCCACTATCCCAAGCCGATACCGTATCGACCAGTCCGTCGTCTTCACGACGCACCTTCCTGCTGCAAGCCGGCGCGCTCGCCGGCACCGCGCTGCTCGGCGCACCGGCCATTGTGCGTGCGCAGGCAAAGAGCATCAGCGTGACCTGCTGGGGCGGCGCCTATGAGGCGGCGGTGCGTGCCTCGTTCGCCGAACCCTTTGCGAAAGAGACGGGCATCGCGGTGAATCTCGTCAACAGCGCGGATCTCGCGCGCATGAAGGTGCAGGTCGAATCGAAGAATGTGTCGTGGGATGTGTTCGACAGCATTGGACCGCAGATCGTCGCGGGTTCGCGTCAGGGCATGTGGGAGAAACTGGACCCGGCTATCGTCAAGACCGATGGCCTCATCACGAAGACGGGCGCGGACTTCGTCGGCACGTATTCGTATGCGGGCGGGATCGGCTTCGACCCGAAGCGCGGCAGCAAGCATCCGACGACCTACGCGGAGTTCTGGGATGTAAAAGCGTTTCCGGGTCGTCGGGGTTTGCGCCCACGGGTGAGCGAGAACCTGGAGATGGCGTTGCTCGCGGATGGCGTCGCGCCCGACAAGCTCTATCCGCTCGATGTCGAGCGCGCCTTCGCGGCGATGGACCGCATCAAGCCGGGTGTGCGCAAGTGGATCGAGACGACGCCGGAGACGGTGACGCTCATCGCGAGTAACGAACTCGATTTCACGTACACGTATCTGAGTCGCGTTTTGCCCGCGCAAAGAGCGGGTACGTCGGTGCAGATGTCGATGAAGCAGACGCTCAACAGCCTCGAATATCTCGCGGTGCCGAAGTACGGCAAGAACACGCAAGCTGCCATGCAATACGTGGCGTTCTGTCTGCGCCCCGACCGCCAGGCCGCATTCTGCGAGATGGTCGAGTTCGCGCCGAACGCGGTGCAGGCCATGCCGCTCGTATCCGCCGCCGCCAAGGCGCGCATGCCGGACATGCACGATCCGAACAGCGTGATCATCAACGACACGTGGTGGGGCGATCACTACGACGCGTTGCAGAACCGCTTTACGACCTGGATGCTGACATAA
- a CDS encoding LysR family transcriptional regulator, which yields MLKVRHLEIFRAVVKAGSVSAAARLLYVSQPAVTKTLRMLEEDIGLTLFLRVKGRLVCTPEAEAILPEIERLFGSVQSIAQTAREIQEGQRGSIRVSTVSMLATTIVARAVGKFRETHPQVEFDIRALPTRHVVEYVNNNQADFGILDVAAPSGTLEVEEFCRAELCCVMRAEHPLAARKTVTPRLLDHETLATFGEDTLTGWRLREAFRAQGRVFTSAFVSNSTPVLCALVREANAVALVDPFSLMSRSFPDLIARRFSPAVPVEPRFLFAPGRPRSVIVNQFVLQLKETAAEFVMG from the coding sequence ATGCTCAAAGTGCGTCATCTGGAAATCTTCCGCGCGGTGGTCAAGGCGGGCAGCGTGTCCGCTGCGGCACGTCTGCTCTACGTGTCCCAGCCTGCCGTGACCAAGACTCTGCGCATGCTGGAAGAAGACATCGGGCTTACGCTTTTTCTGCGTGTGAAGGGGCGGCTCGTATGCACGCCCGAGGCGGAGGCAATCCTGCCGGAGATAGAGCGGTTGTTTGGCAGCGTGCAATCGATTGCGCAGACCGCACGCGAGATTCAGGAGGGCCAGCGTGGGTCGATTCGCGTATCGACAGTCTCCATGCTCGCAACCACTATCGTCGCGCGCGCGGTCGGCAAGTTCCGCGAGACGCATCCGCAAGTCGAGTTCGATATCAGGGCGTTGCCTACGCGTCACGTCGTCGAATACGTGAACAACAATCAGGCGGATTTTGGCATTCTGGATGTAGCCGCGCCTTCAGGCACGCTCGAGGTGGAGGAGTTCTGTCGCGCCGAACTATGCTGCGTGATGCGTGCGGAGCATCCGCTTGCTGCGCGCAAGACGGTCACGCCTCGCCTTCTGGATCACGAGACGCTCGCGACCTTCGGGGAAGACACGTTAACGGGATGGCGCCTGCGCGAAGCCTTCCGCGCGCAGGGACGGGTCTTTACGAGCGCGTTCGTGTCCAACAGCACGCCGGTGCTGTGCGCGCTCGTGCGGGAAGCCAATGCGGTGGCGCTGGTGGACCCTTTCTCGCTGATGAGCCGTTCGTTTCCGGACTTGATTGCACGACGATTCTCGCCGGCCGTACCGGTCGAACCGCGCTTTCTCTTTGCGCCTGGCAGACCGCGGTCGGTCATCGTCAATCAATTCGTCCTTCAATTGAAGGAGACTGCGGCGGAGTTCGTGATGGGGTGA
- a CDS encoding acetyl-CoA C-acyltransferase — MFKDEIVLCAPVRTPIGAFGGSLKEVAATELGATAIRESVRRTGLAPRKVDAVIMGNVIQAGSGMNPARQASINGGIPVASPAVTVNRVCGSGAQAIASAAQEIALDISNVVIAGGMENMDRAPYLLPAARWGQRMGAAQVIDSMLRDGLDDAFSGQHSGWHTEDLVSKYGIGREAQDRWAERSQRRFSGARDAGHFANELVTVDVPGKKGVSPFDTDEQPRPDTNLETLARLKPAFRKDGTITAGNAPGLNSGASAMIVTRRATAESLDVVASARLVAFAVSAVEPGLFGIAPAPAVTKVLERAGWKLGDVERFEINEAFAAVPLAVIAELGIPEDIVNVDGGAIAHGHAIGATGAVLTTRLIHSMRRDGVRRGIVTLCIGGGQGIALALESL, encoded by the coding sequence ATGTTCAAAGACGAAATCGTTCTATGCGCGCCGGTGCGCACGCCAATCGGAGCCTTTGGCGGCAGCTTGAAAGAAGTGGCGGCAACGGAGCTGGGCGCCACCGCTATCCGCGAGAGCGTGCGTCGCACGGGTCTGGCGCCGCGAAAGGTCGATGCAGTCATCATGGGCAACGTCATCCAGGCAGGCAGCGGCATGAATCCCGCGCGCCAGGCGTCGATCAACGGCGGCATTCCGGTGGCATCGCCTGCTGTCACGGTGAATCGGGTATGCGGGTCGGGCGCGCAGGCAATTGCATCGGCGGCTCAGGAAATAGCACTCGATATCTCGAACGTGGTTATCGCCGGTGGCATGGAGAACATGGATCGCGCGCCGTATCTGCTGCCTGCGGCGCGATGGGGTCAACGCATGGGCGCGGCACAGGTCATCGACAGCATGTTGCGCGATGGACTCGACGACGCGTTCTCGGGCCAGCATTCCGGCTGGCACACGGAAGACCTCGTCAGCAAGTACGGCATCGGCCGCGAGGCGCAGGACCGCTGGGCAGAACGTTCGCAACGGCGCTTCAGCGGTGCGCGAGATGCAGGTCACTTCGCAAACGAGCTCGTGACCGTCGACGTTCCTGGCAAAAAAGGCGTGTCTCCGTTCGATACAGACGAGCAACCGCGTCCCGATACCAACCTCGAAACGCTTGCTCGGCTCAAGCCCGCATTTCGCAAGGACGGCACCATCACCGCAGGCAATGCGCCGGGCCTGAATAGCGGCGCATCGGCGATGATCGTCACGCGTCGTGCCACGGCTGAATCGTTAGATGTAGTCGCTTCGGCGCGGCTCGTCGCTTTCGCGGTATCGGCGGTCGAGCCGGGGCTGTTTGGCATCGCACCGGCCCCGGCCGTGACAAAGGTATTGGAGCGCGCGGGCTGGAAGCTGGGCGACGTGGAGCGCTTCGAGATCAACGAGGCCTTCGCTGCAGTGCCGCTCGCCGTCATAGCTGAACTCGGGATTCCCGAGGACATCGTGAACGTGGATGGTGGCGCTATCGCGCATGGTCATGCCATCGGCGCCACGGGCGCGGTGCTCACCACGCGTCTCATCCACTCGATGCGTCGCGATGGCGTGCGGCGAGGCATCGTGACGCTTTGCATCGGCGGAGGGCAGGGCATCGCGCTCGCGCTCGAAAGTCTTTAA
- a CDS encoding ABC transporter permease, which produces MMDTATRVSNEFVKPEPKRRDSRVFMRVLGSIGGWCGYLFLLLPSLVIVPISFGGGSELTFPPKTLSLALFRQFFADPAWWGACVTSVMVALLASVISIAAGVPGAYALARGRFPGKRVLETFAITPMLVPVVVLGLGVYKQFSMFSLVNTVWGLALAHAVLVVPFVIIAVGSGLRHADASLEAVALLMGASRVRIFFQVVLPQIRASVAVSVLFAFLLSFDEVVVAYFISGPQTTTLPVKMYSAIRWEVSPVLAAVSTLLTLISLLVCIGIMALQRRDASAD; this is translated from the coding sequence ATGATGGATACCGCAACGCGTGTCAGCAACGAATTCGTCAAGCCCGAACCGAAGCGCCGCGACTCGCGTGTATTCATGCGCGTGCTCGGTTCCATCGGCGGATGGTGCGGCTATTTGTTCCTGCTGCTGCCAAGCCTCGTGATCGTGCCGATTTCGTTCGGCGGCGGCAGCGAACTGACGTTTCCGCCGAAGACCCTCTCGCTTGCGCTATTCCGGCAGTTCTTCGCCGATCCGGCATGGTGGGGCGCGTGTGTGACGAGCGTGATGGTCGCGCTGCTGGCATCGGTAATCTCGATAGCGGCCGGTGTGCCCGGCGCTTATGCGCTTGCACGCGGCCGGTTTCCGGGCAAGCGCGTACTCGAAACCTTCGCCATCACGCCCATGCTCGTGCCCGTCGTCGTGCTCGGTCTTGGCGTGTATAAGCAGTTCTCGATGTTCTCGCTCGTCAACACGGTATGGGGACTTGCGCTCGCGCATGCCGTGCTCGTCGTTCCGTTCGTGATCATTGCGGTGGGCTCGGGCTTGCGTCACGCGGATGCATCGCTCGAAGCCGTCGCGCTTCTGATGGGCGCAAGCCGCGTGCGCATCTTCTTTCAAGTGGTGTTGCCGCAGATACGCGCGTCGGTGGCCGTGAGCGTGCTGTTCGCGTTCCTTCTGTCATTCGACGAAGTGGTGGTCGCGTACTTCATTTCGGGACCGCAGACCACGACCTTGCCGGTCAAGATGTACAGCGCGATCCGCTGGGAAGTATCGCCGGTGCTCGCCGCCGTCTCGACGCTGCTCACGCTGATATCGCTTCTGGTGTGCATCGGCATCATGGCTTTGCAACGGCGCGACGCGTCCGCCGACTAA
- a CDS encoding ABC transporter permease: MSYTLNLKAVVVMLLPLYGLLAVFFLWPLGVVGWSSIYEHAFTLRGYEQVLTSALIHRVLGNTMIISALATATSLVLGYIVALHLARMPMSKRAPYLVMVMLPFWTSVLVKSYAFTVVLGSAGIVAKLAGWLSGDTWHPDLMFNRTGVVIGMTNYLLPFMVLPILTSLTTQNRNLKFAAELMGAGPAMIFARITLPLSMPGVFAGVLMCLTLSMGMYITPALLGGPRDMMLANLIDFYTRQTLDWTLAASIAVMLLVLSGALIAVLGRVQRGTEALA; this comes from the coding sequence ATGAGTTACACGCTGAACCTGAAGGCTGTCGTCGTGATGCTGCTGCCGCTCTACGGCCTGCTCGCGGTGTTCTTCTTGTGGCCGCTCGGCGTAGTCGGCTGGTCGAGCATCTACGAACACGCGTTCACGCTGCGCGGCTACGAACAGGTGCTGACGAGCGCGCTCATACATCGCGTGCTCGGCAACACGATGATCATCAGCGCGCTCGCCACGGCGACGAGTCTCGTGCTTGGGTATATCGTCGCGCTGCATCTCGCCCGCATGCCCATGTCGAAGCGCGCGCCGTATCTCGTGATGGTGATGTTGCCGTTCTGGACCAGCGTGCTCGTGAAGAGTTATGCCTTCACCGTCGTGCTGGGCAGCGCGGGGATCGTCGCGAAGCTCGCGGGATGGCTGAGTGGCGATACATGGCATCCCGACCTCATGTTCAACCGCACTGGCGTCGTGATAGGAATGACCAACTATCTTCTGCCGTTCATGGTGCTGCCCATTCTCACGAGCCTCACCACGCAGAACCGCAACCTCAAGTTCGCCGCCGAACTCATGGGCGCAGGTCCCGCGATGATCTTCGCGCGCATCACGTTGCCTTTGTCGATGCCCGGCGTGTTCGCAGGCGTTCTCATGTGCCTCACGCTCTCCATGGGTATGTACATCACGCCCGCGTTGCTCGGCGGGCCGCGCGACATGATGCTCGCCAACCTCATCGACTTCTACACGCGGCAGACGCTCGACTGGACGCTGGCCGCTTCCATCGCGGTGATGCTGCTCGTGCTGTCCGGGGCGCTGATCGCGGTGCTCGGACGCGTTCAGCGTGGCACGGAGGCGCTCGCATGA